A single window of Aspergillus flavus chromosome 4, complete sequence DNA harbors:
- a CDS encoding geranylgeranyl pyrophosphate synthetase (geranylgeranyl diphosphate synthase): MSSETSSIQPPTAIPPRTSSAGATDGASTNPSVTGQSNLAAIPETNGDQLQTNTNIRRKHTRNRSSLDGTKYKDGQWSPENEVIVLGPYDYMLQHPGKDIRRQLINAFNEWLKVPAESLAIITKVVTMLHTASLLIDDVEDCSILRRGAPVAHNIYGTAQTINSANYVYFLALQEVQKLNNPAAIDIYVQELLNLHRGQGMDLFWRDTLTCPSEEEYLEMVGNKTGGLFRLAIKLMQAESATGKDCVSLVNVLGLIFQICDDYLNLSNTTYTKNKGLCEDLTEGKFSFPIIHSIRSDPSNHQLINILKQKTKDEEVKLYAVKYMESTGSFTHTQNVVRDLRDRALTLIAEIEANDNSKEPEGHGNRVTMRAILDKITESTLKDARKTDD, encoded by the exons ATGTCGTCGGAAACTTCTTCCATTCAGCCCCCCACAGCCATTCCCCCTCGAACTAGCTCTGCAGGTGCCACAGACGGAGCTAGTACAAACCCATCCGTGACAGGGCAATCCAACCTCGCGGCTATTCCTGAAACAAATGGCGATCAACTACAGACAAACACCAACATCCGGCGCAAACACACTCGCAACCGGTCCAGCCTAGATGGCACCAAATATAAAGATGGCCAGTGGTCGCCGGAGAATGAGGTCATCGTGCTGGGTCCCTATGATTACATGCTGCAGCATCCCGGCAAGGATATACGGCGGCAGCTTATCAACGCATTTAATGAATGGCTGAAAGTCCCCGCGGAGAGTTTGGCTATAATCACCAAGGTGGTAACTATGCTTCACACAGCATCATTATT GAtcgatgatgttgaagattGTTCCATTCTCCGTCGCGGGGCTCCTGTGGCTCATAATATCTACGGAACAGCTCAGACCATCAATTCGGCGAATTATGTTTACTTCTTGGCCCTTCAAGAGGTTCAAAAACTGAACAACCCTGCTGCCATTGATATTTACGTTCAAGAGTTACTGAACCTCCATCGCGGTCAAGGGATGGACCTGTTCTGGCGAGACACCCTCACCTGCCCCAGCGAAGAGGAATACCTCGAGATGGTTGGAAACAAGACCGGTGGGTTGTTTCGATTAGCTATAAAGTTAATGCAGGCCGAAAGCGCTACGGGGAAAGACTGCGTAAGCTTGGTTAACGTGTTGGGGCTGATCTTCCAAATCTGTGATGATTACCTCAACCTATCCAATACAACCTACACTAAAAACAAAGGCCTCTGCGAGGACCTCACGGAGGGAAAATTTTCGTTTCCCATCATTCACAGCATTCGCTCCGACCCGAGTAATCACCAGCTTATCAACATCCTGAAGCAGAAAACtaaggatgaggaggtcaAACTATACGCAGTCAAATACATGGAGAGCACTGGAAGCTTCACGCACACGCAGAATGTTGTCCGGGATTTACGCGACAGAGCATTGACGCTTATTGCCGAGATAGAGGCAAATGATAATAGCAAGGAACCTGAAGGCCACGGCAACAGAGTGACGATGCGCGCCATTCTTGATAAGATAACCGAGTCTACTCTTAAAGACGCTCGAAAGACCGATGACTAG
- a CDS encoding smr family protein (Smr domain protein), producing MHEMSHMGPRAFNHEQSSDAEAEYDRLRGLAREEAEKRGSCFQRSQEAYSAGDGAKAKELSEQGKAHGRKMAEYNKQASEFIFRENNAEGRVEPDTIDLHGQFVEEAEEILEERIKYAREHGQTHLHVIVGKGNHSANHVQKIKPRVEQVCRELGLQYATEENAGRIYVNLTGGPADMSEVPAHSGYGQSHGQYPGQQQHQQPQQHQPQQQQHQQQQQQDPVEEMVNAVLPRVLRKLEKACCIVM from the exons ATGCATGAAATGTCCCATATGGGCCCTCGGG CCTTCAACCACGAGCAAAGCAGCGATGCGGAAGCCGAATACGATCGTCTCCGCGGTCTAGCCCGCGAGGAGGCCGAGAAGCGCGGTTCTTGCTTCCAACGG TCTCAAGAAGCGTACTCCGCAGGTGATGGCGCAAAGGCCAAGGAGTTGTCCGAGCAGGGCAAAGCCCACGGTCGCAAGATGGCGGAATACAACAAGCAGGCATCCGAATTCATCTTCCGCGAGAACAACGCCGAAGGGCGTGTGGAGCCCGATACCATCGATTTACACGGCCAATTTGTAGAAGAGGCGGAGGAGATTCTTGAGGAGCGTATCAAATATGCCAGAGAGCATGGCCAGACCCATCTGCATGT CATCGTCGGCAAAGGCAACCACTCTGCCAACCACGTCCAGAAGATCAAACCCCGTGTTGAGCAAGTCTGTCGCGAACTTGGTCTCCAGTATGCGACGGAAGAGAATGCGGGACGCATTTATGTCAATCTCACCGGCGGACCGGCTGATATGTCTGAAGTTCCGGCGCACTCTGGCTATGGGCAATCACATGGTCAGTATCCAGGCCAgcagcaacaccaacagccacaacaacaccaaccccagcagcagcaacaccaacaacaacagcaacaggaCCCCGTCGAGGAGATGGTCAACGCGGTTCTCCCACGTGTGTTGcgcaagctggagaaggctTGCTGTATTGTTATGTAA
- the fadA gene encoding fadA codes for MGCGMSTEDKEGKARNEEIENQLKRDKMMQRNEIKMLLLGAGESGKSTILKQMKLIHEGGYSRDERESFKEIIYSNTVQSMRVILEAMESLELPLEDARHEYHVQTIFMQPAQIEGDNLPPEVGNAIGALWRDSGVQECFKRSREYQLNDSAKYYFDAIERIAQPDYLPTDQDVLRSRVKTTGITETTFIIGDLTYRMFDVGGQRSERKKWIHCFENVTTILFLVAISEYDQLLFEDETVNRMQEALTLFDSICNSRWFVKTSIILFLNKIDRFKEKLPVSPMKNYFPDYEGGADYAAACDYILNRFVSLNQAEQKQIYTHFTCATDTTQIRFVMAAVNDIIIQENLRLCGLI; via the exons ATGGGTTGCGGAATGAGTACTGAGGATAAGGAGGGGAAGGCCCGTAATGAGGAGATTGAAAACCAGCTTAAACGCGACAAGATGATGCAGCGCAACGAAATCAAGATGCTTTTGCTCG GAGCGGGAGAGTCTGGCAAGTCGACAATTCTGAAGCAGATGAAACTGATCCATGAGGGAGGATACTCGCGTGACGAAAGAGAGTCGTTCAAGGAAATTATCTACAGTAACACGGTTCAGTCGATGCGAGTCATTTTGGAAGCGATGGAATCTCTGGAACTGCCTCTCGAGGATGCCCGTCACGAGTACCACGTTCAAACCATCTTCATGCAGCCCGCTCAAATCGAAGGTGACAACCTTCCTCCGGAGGTCGGAAATGCGATTGGAGCTTTGTGGCGCGACAGCGGTGTGCAAGAGTGCTTCAAGAGGTCTCGGGAATACCAGCTGAACGACTCTGCGAAATA CTACTTTGATGCCATCGAGCGCATCGCTCAGCCCGATTATCTCCCTACAGACCAGGATGTCCTCCGTTCCCGTGTGAAGACTACCGGTATCACTGAAACCACATTCATCATTGGCGATTTGACATACCGGATGTTCGACGTCGGTGGTCAACGTTCCGAACGGAAGAAGTGGATCCACTGTTTCGAAAATGTCACCACGATCCTTTTCTTGGTTGCCATCTCCGAGTACGACCAGCTGTTGTTCGAAGATGAGACCGTTAACCGTATGCAAGAAGCTCTCACTTTGTTTGATTCCATTTGCAACTCCCGGTGGTTCGTCAAGACATccatcattctcttcctcaacaaGATCGATCGtttcaaggagaagctgccCGTCAGCCCCATGAAGAACTACTTCCCTGACTATGAGGGTGGTGCCGATTACGCTGCCGCTTGTGACTACATCCTCAACCGCTTCGTGTCCCTCAACCAAGCCGAGCAGAAGCAGATTTACACGCACTTTACGTGTGCTACTGACACTACACAGATTCGGTTCGTCATGGCCGCAGTAAATG acatcatcatccaggaGAACCTCCGACTCTGTGGTCTGATTTAA